ACCTATCCGCTGCATGGCCGCATCGCCAACAAGCCGGCGCAAAAGGTGACCGCCGAAATCACTGACGATGGCGAAGTGATCATCCGCGGCGAAGTCTACGAAACCCGCTTCCTGGTCTACAATCTGAAACTGACGGTCGAATATCGCATTGCCCGCGGGGAGAACGGCTTTCGGCTGAAAGATACGATCACCAATCTTTCGGCCAAGCCGACCGCAGCCCAACTGCTGTATCACATCAATTTGGGAACGCCGGTATTGTCTGAGGGAGCCCAGGCCGTGATTCCGGCCAAGAAAATTGTTCCCCGCAACGATCACGCGGCCGGCGATGTCACCCACTGGGATTGCTACAGCCGGCCGCAGGAGGGTTTCGAGGAAATGGTCTATTTTTTCGAGTGTGCCGCCGATGCCGCAGGCCGAACCCCAACGATGCTCAAAAATGCCGCAGGCGATCGGGGAGTCTCGGTGACCTTCGATCCGCGGCAGCTCCCCTGTTTCTCACTCTGGAAGAACACGGCGGCCGAAACCGACGGATATGTGACCGGGCTCGAGCCGGCGACCAATTTCCCGAATCCCCGGTCGTTTGAAGCGCAGCATGATCGCGTGGTCAAACTGGCGCCCGGCGGCGAGGTGAATTTCGAGATTCAGCTCGCCTATCACTCGACTCCCGACTCAGTCGCCGAGATGGAAAAGTCAATCCGCAATTTGACGCCGCAACCGGCGCAGTTGCTCGATGCGCCGCATCCGTTATGGTGCTCGTAATCGCTTGAGCGGCTATTTGGTCGTAAAAGTCAGCGTGGTCGTCACTGGGCAATGATCCGATGGATAACGCCCTGTATCGCTTTTCCAACGATCGATGGTCGTATCGGTCGCTTGGAAGCCTTGGGAGTGGAAGATCCAGTCGATGCGCGCTCCCTTGGTTGGTTCGCTCCAGCCGTTGAAAGTCCAAGCCGAGCCCGCCCATTTATTCTTATTCCACGAATCGGTGAGATACGTGGCCAACGCTTGATGCGGCGGCGAGCCTGCATCAGCATTAAAATCGCCGGTAAGTAGAACCGGCCCGCTGTCGGACGCCGACTTCATTTGTTTCACCAACAGTTTGGCCGCTTCTTCG
The nucleotide sequence above comes from Blastopirellula sp. J2-11. Encoded proteins:
- a CDS encoding aldose 1-epimerase family protein encodes the protein MTSMVWTLLDAENNLALETLDGDVASLARDPFSDVSIRKWTLLGGLSQGVDVVEVTSGGFRLRILPTRGMGIWDAYCDGERIGWNSPVPGPVHPQFVPLGESSGIGWLDGFNELLVRCGLESNGAPEFDATTHRLTYPLHGRIANKPAQKVTAEITDDGEVIIRGEVYETRFLVYNLKLTVEYRIARGENGFRLKDTITNLSAKPTAAQLLYHINLGTPVLSEGAQAVIPAKKIVPRNDHAAGDVTHWDCYSRPQEGFEEMVYFFECAADAAGRTPTMLKNAAGDRGVSVTFDPRQLPCFSLWKNTAAETDGYVTGLEPATNFPNPRSFEAQHDRVVKLAPGGEVNFEIQLAYHSTPDSVAEMEKSIRNLTPQPAQLLDAPHPLWCS